From the Nodularia sp. NIES-3585 genome, one window contains:
- the lysS gene encoding lysine--tRNA ligase, with product MSEEDIRAARLEKVNQLKQLGSNPYAYRWESTHHTAELQTKFADLPSGEEVDLDVAVAGRIMARRVFGKLAFFTLQDETGTIQLYLEKSRIQECMGEADADAFAHLKQLTDAGDILGVKGTIKRTEKGELSVYVKEYSILTKSLLPLPDKWHGLTDVAKRYRQRYVDLIVNPEVRQTFRRRAQITAGIRRYLTERDFLEIETPVLQSEAGGADARPFVTYHNTLEMQLYLRIATELHLKRLIVGGFEKVFELGRIFRNEGVSTRHNPEFTSIEVYQAYVDYNDMMALTEGIITTVAQEVLGTLQITYQGTAIDLSAPWRRVTMHDLVKEYTGLDFNSFSTLEEAKVASKNAGLHGIEDIPTMGKLLNEAFEQKIEENLIQPTFVIDYPVEISPLAKPHRSQPGLVERFELFIVGRETANSFSELTDPVDQRERLEAQAALKAAGDLEAQGVDEDFITALEYGMPPTGGLGIGIDRLVMLLTDCASIRDAIAFPLLKPEGSVIRQFSYNPQTQTLTIEFDSGSVYEYFKVPPSVKEDLDNAPSKGQYFNKSIKGKFKHEQLS from the coding sequence ATGTCGGAAGAAGATATCCGTGCCGCCAGGCTGGAAAAAGTCAACCAACTCAAGCAGCTAGGATCTAATCCTTACGCCTATCGTTGGGAGTCTACTCATCACACAGCCGAATTGCAAACAAAATTTGCTGATTTACCCAGTGGTGAAGAAGTTGACCTAGATGTTGCCGTTGCTGGACGCATTATGGCGCGTCGGGTTTTCGGTAAACTGGCTTTCTTCACCCTGCAAGATGAAACTGGCACTATTCAACTTTATTTAGAGAAAAGCCGTATCCAAGAATGCATGGGAGAGGCTGATGCTGATGCCTTCGCTCACCTCAAACAACTTACAGATGCAGGTGATATTCTGGGAGTCAAAGGCACTATTAAACGGACTGAAAAGGGCGAATTATCTGTCTATGTCAAAGAATACAGCATCCTGACTAAATCTCTGTTGCCTCTACCCGACAAGTGGCATGGTTTAACGGATGTGGCGAAACGCTACCGCCAGCGCTATGTTGATTTGATTGTTAATCCCGAAGTGCGGCAAACCTTCCGCCGTCGCGCCCAAATAACTGCGGGGATTCGTCGCTATTTGACAGAACGGGATTTTCTGGAAATTGAAACGCCTGTTTTGCAAAGTGAAGCCGGCGGTGCTGATGCGCGTCCGTTTGTGACTTACCACAACACCTTAGAAATGCAGTTGTATCTGCGAATTGCGACAGAACTGCATTTAAAACGGTTGATTGTCGGTGGTTTTGAAAAGGTATTTGAATTAGGGCGAATTTTTCGGAATGAGGGCGTATCAACTCGCCACAATCCTGAATTTACCTCAATTGAGGTTTACCAAGCCTACGTTGATTACAACGATATGATGGCGCTGACAGAGGGAATTATTACCACTGTTGCCCAAGAGGTACTCGGCACACTGCAAATTACCTACCAAGGGACAGCGATAGATTTATCAGCACCTTGGCGACGGGTGACGATGCACGATTTAGTGAAAGAATATACAGGCTTGGATTTTAATTCTTTCTCGACATTGGAAGAAGCGAAAGTAGCGAGTAAAAATGCGGGGCTTCACGGTATAGAAGATATCCCGACAATGGGCAAATTGTTGAATGAAGCTTTTGAACAAAAGATAGAAGAAAACTTAATTCAGCCTACCTTTGTCATTGATTATCCTGTAGAAATTTCACCTCTAGCTAAACCTCATCGTTCTCAGCCTGGTTTGGTAGAACGATTTGAGTTATTTATCGTGGGGCGAGAGACTGCTAACAGCTTCTCTGAGTTGACAGATCCAGTGGATCAAAGAGAACGTTTAGAAGCTCAAGCGGCGCTGAAGGCTGCTGGTGATTTAGAAGCCCAAGGTGTGGATGAAGATTTTATCACGGCTTTGGAATATGGAATGCCGCCTACAGGTGGTTTAGGTATTGGCATTGATCGGTTGGTGATGCTATTAACTGATTGTGCCAGTATTCGGGATGCGATCGCCTTTCCGTTACTCAAGCCAGAAGGCAGCGTGATTAGGCAATTTAGCTATAATCCCCAAACTCAAACACTGACTATTGAATTTGATAGTGGCAGTGTTTACGAGTACTTCAAAGTACCTCCTAGCGTCAAGGAAGACTTAGATAATGCACCGTCTAAAGGTCAATACTTTAACAAATCCATTAAAGGCAAGTTTAAGCATGAACAATTGAGTTAG
- a CDS encoding thioesterase family protein, with amino-acid sequence MSEKPPISAQLPPTSAIDLPSNREFESWFEYPVRVQPHHTDYAGIVWHGTYLTWMEEARVECLRSIGIEFADLVALGCDLPVVELSIRYHRSIQLGMAVIVKTRMTEVTGVRINWDYGIVSPDEQQLYVTAKVTLVALDRERGKIMRQLPATVKDALAKISTLPNN; translated from the coding sequence ATGTCGGAAAAACCACCAATTTCAGCACAATTACCACCAACCAGCGCCATTGACCTGCCATCGAACCGCGAATTTGAAAGTTGGTTTGAATATCCAGTTAGAGTGCAACCCCATCATACAGACTATGCAGGTATCGTTTGGCATGGTACTTATTTAACTTGGATGGAAGAAGCCAGGGTAGAATGTTTGAGATCCATCGGCATTGAATTTGCTGATTTAGTAGCCTTAGGCTGCGATTTACCTGTTGTAGAACTTTCAATACGCTATCACCGTTCAATTCAGTTAGGTATGGCTGTAATTGTCAAAACACGCATGACTGAGGTGACTGGTGTCCGCATCAACTGGGATTATGGAATTGTCTCACCTGATGAACAACAACTCTATGTCACAGCTAAGGTGACGCTAGTAGCATTAGACCGCGAAAGAGGTAAGATAATGCGTCAACTACCTGCGACCGTTAAGGACGCGTTAGCTAAAATTTCCACGTTACCCAATAATTAG
- a CDS encoding helicase C-terminal domain-containing protein — translation MIEAEVHLSLHNFLRSQAGFPSWPHHLTMARLVARALRLGRSALIQVGAVSGYQGRYRTSFVASALMWHGPVIIVAPAAVQQRLLQVEIPRLQPWLQANKPIRTGEVWPGNDFQGLLLTSPEAWLKGQFTSADSFPSGIPTIIDGVDDLEDWVRHQLTQGIQPDDWNQFMLACPDQAEIIRSARAQLTRILFQHPANPYECYLICQSELEILSDLYSQLESVETLPDAWKNLWQQFTTSSPPHLLWATIARRQGLFSLHYAPIELGKSLRAIWHKQPVVLIGSALEPETEAPLFRQRLGLDDVTCLKFSNDHQGTAIQLYVPHKLPLPNTPEFQAAFIHKVRTLVCLSAAAPGLTVVLVGDVPLKAQVGAVLASEFGSRVQVEKTCLDENGILISGWEFWRSHQSVLPAPHLLIIATLPLPSLENPLVAGRVAHYKRSHQDWFRLFLLPEALNELQRAIAPVRESQGIVALLDSRVVNRSYGAQVLAVLSPLARINYLDPSLFSQPSDEDSD, via the coding sequence GTGATTGAGGCTGAAGTTCATTTGTCACTACATAACTTTCTGCGATCGCAGGCGGGGTTTCCTTCCTGGCCCCATCATTTAACGATGGCACGGTTGGTAGCACGCGCCTTGCGTCTAGGACGTAGTGCCTTAATTCAAGTTGGGGCGGTTTCTGGCTATCAAGGTCGTTATCGCACGAGTTTTGTAGCATCGGCTTTGATGTGGCATGGCCCTGTAATTATTGTCGCCCCAGCAGCAGTACAGCAACGTCTCCTGCAAGTGGAAATTCCTCGTCTCCAGCCGTGGCTACAAGCTAACAAACCAATCAGAACAGGCGAAGTTTGGCCAGGAAATGATTTTCAAGGGCTACTCCTCACTTCCCCTGAAGCTTGGTTAAAAGGGCAATTTACATCTGCTGATAGTTTTCCTTCCGGGATTCCCACAATTATTGATGGGGTAGATGATTTAGAAGATTGGGTACGTCATCAGCTTACCCAAGGTATTCAACCCGATGACTGGAACCAATTTATGTTAGCTTGTCCCGACCAAGCCGAAATAATTCGTTCTGCACGGGCGCAGCTGACTCGGATTCTGTTTCAGCACCCAGCTAATCCCTATGAATGCTATTTAATTTGCCAGTCAGAATTAGAAATTTTGAGTGATCTATATTCACAACTGGAGTCAGTCGAAACATTACCAGATGCTTGGAAAAATCTCTGGCAGCAATTTACTACCTCATCTCCCCCTCATCTCCTCTGGGCAACAATTGCCCGTCGTCAAGGGTTATTTTCTTTACATTACGCCCCGATTGAATTAGGCAAAAGTCTTAGGGCTATTTGGCACAAGCAACCAGTGGTATTAATTGGTAGTGCCTTAGAACCAGAAACTGAAGCCCCATTGTTTCGTCAGCGTTTGGGTTTAGATGACGTAACTTGCTTGAAGTTTTCCAATGATCACCAAGGGACAGCAATTCAACTATATGTACCCCATAAATTGCCTCTACCCAATACCCCAGAGTTTCAAGCAGCATTTATTCACAAAGTTCGGACACTAGTGTGTCTGAGTGCCGCAGCGCCTGGTTTAACGGTGGTATTGGTGGGAGATGTGCCACTCAAAGCTCAAGTAGGTGCTGTTTTGGCTTCGGAGTTTGGTTCAAGGGTACAGGTGGAAAAAACTTGTTTGGATGAAAATGGGATTTTGATCAGTGGCTGGGAATTTTGGCGATCGCATCAATCGGTTTTACCAGCCCCCCATCTGTTAATTATTGCCACTTTGCCCTTGCCATCTTTAGAAAATCCCCTCGTGGCTGGTAGAGTTGCTCATTACAAGCGATCGCATCAAGATTGGTTTCGGTTATTTTTGTTACCAGAGGCTTTGAATGAATTACAACGAGCGATCGCACCAGTCCGAGAAAGTCAAGGCATTGTGGCTTTACTCGACAGCCGTGTAGTGAACCGGAGCTATGGCGCGCAAGTGCTGGCTGTCCTCAGTCCTCTAGCAAGAATTAACTATCTTGATCCCAGCCTCTTTTCTCAACCTAGTGACGAAGATTCTGACTAG
- a CDS encoding glycosyltransferase family 39 protein produces the protein MRPFREKEWLFSLVVGSLILWLLFLGSLPLRDWDEGTVAQVAREIWRAPVGSMRWLYPILGDEPYQNKPPLIHLLIAWAYSLGGVNEWTTRLPSAILTALGVPILYLVGGLVFQQNLPALFAALVYLTILPVVRHGRLAMLDGASITFFLLSLFFILNARKNKYYALGVGICLGLITLTKGMLVLLLGAIACLFAIAEGQLALWKNPYFWAGMFFGIAAPLAWYLAQWQYYGSNFLQINLQAQTFNRLVQSVEGNSGPPWYYLVELTKYGFPWLIFLPGGLYLAVKKRHTTWARLVLIGTIVYFVTISLMRTKLPWYIMPVYPFLALAIGAQLSEVWQNRHLINKYWAVFLGIIAVAGIGGSIYFTIADPQPLLIAMSLILAISMGVAAWLIKHKIPLFIPVLFSGMYLVLGLLMSSPSWIWELNETFAVKPVAALIRAHVSPGTKVYTSFAYGRPSLDFYCDCQVIPADITLLPKMWSDKYYLLLDHASLENIDLSGGQVLGTSDPFTLISAPIK, from the coding sequence ATGCGTCCATTCCGAGAAAAAGAATGGCTATTTAGCTTGGTTGTGGGATCTCTGATTCTCTGGCTACTATTTTTGGGAAGCTTACCTTTACGGGATTGGGATGAGGGTACTGTAGCACAGGTTGCTCGTGAAATTTGGCGCGCTCCTGTTGGTTCGATGCGTTGGCTTTACCCCATCTTGGGAGATGAACCATATCAGAACAAACCACCTCTAATCCACTTACTAATCGCTTGGGCTTACTCTCTGGGAGGAGTGAATGAGTGGACAACACGCTTACCTAGTGCAATTTTAACTGCCTTGGGAGTACCTATACTTTACTTAGTCGGAGGTTTGGTTTTTCAGCAAAATTTGCCCGCTTTGTTTGCTGCTTTGGTTTACTTAACAATCTTGCCTGTAGTACGTCATGGTAGACTGGCGATGCTAGATGGCGCGAGTATTACTTTTTTCTTATTATCTTTATTTTTTATCCTAAACGCGCGTAAAAATAAATACTATGCTCTGGGTGTGGGGATTTGCTTGGGGCTAATTACTCTGACAAAGGGGATGCTAGTTTTGTTGCTGGGTGCGATCGCTTGTTTATTTGCGATCGCCGAGGGACAATTAGCTTTGTGGAAAAACCCCTATTTCTGGGCGGGAATGTTTTTCGGTATTGCTGCACCTTTAGCTTGGTATCTTGCTCAATGGCAATATTATGGTAGTAATTTTTTACAAATAAATCTTCAAGCACAAACCTTTAACCGTCTTGTGCAGTCTGTGGAAGGTAATAGTGGCCCTCCTTGGTACTATTTAGTTGAGTTAACCAAATACGGTTTTCCCTGGCTGATATTTTTGCCTGGAGGGTTATATCTAGCGGTTAAAAAACGTCATACGACTTGGGCGCGTTTAGTTCTAATCGGGACAATTGTTTATTTTGTCACCATTTCTTTGATGAGAACAAAACTCCCGTGGTATATCATGCCAGTTTATCCCTTTTTGGCTTTAGCAATTGGGGCGCAACTCAGCGAAGTTTGGCAAAATCGCCATTTAATTAACAAATATTGGGCAGTATTTTTAGGTATTATTGCTGTTGCAGGTATCGGAGGATCTATTTACTTTACTATTGCAGATCCTCAGCCTCTGTTAATAGCCATGAGTCTGATTTTGGCAATTAGTATGGGTGTAGCAGCATGGCTAATTAAACACAAAATTCCCTTGTTTATTCCCGTGTTATTTTCGGGGATGTATCTAGTTTTAGGACTATTAATGAGTTCGCCATCCTGGATTTGGGAATTAAACGAAACCTTTGCAGTAAAGCCAGTGGCTGCATTAATTCGCGCCCATGTTTCACCAGGAACCAAAGTTTATACTTCTTTTGCTTATGGTCGTCCTAGTTTAGATTTTTACTGTGATTGTCAAGTTATTCCCGCAGACATTACGCTTTTACCAAAAATGTGGTCAGATAAATATTATTTACTATTAGATCATGCGAGTTTAGAGAATATCGATTTATCTGGCGGTCAAGTTTTAGGCACATCTGACCCATTTACCTTAATTTCTGCACCAATTAAATAA
- a CDS encoding PIN domain-containing protein, with amino-acid sequence MIHDIPQSIFLDTNIYIIGVAQENSNERKILELVGFEQPSPVKIIVSEELFDQILRVSKRLYGKDWGSQILSRIWQKLQVIYVSFTSEEWLNIEKLGLIPREDIGVYLTASKGETQCFVSANYKLIRCLVQETKEFECLTPEEFVNKYL; translated from the coding sequence ATGATTCATGATATTCCCCAAAGTATATTTTTAGATACTAATATTTATATTATTGGGGTGGCTCAGGAGAATAGTAATGAAAGAAAAATATTAGAGTTAGTTGGTTTTGAACAACCATCACCTGTAAAAATTATCGTTTCAGAAGAGTTATTTGATCAAATTTTACGTGTGTCAAAACGTTTATATGGTAAAGACTGGGGTAGTCAGATTCTTTCTCGTATTTGGCAGAAATTACAAGTTATTTACGTAAGCTTTACTTCTGAAGAATGGCTAAATATAGAAAAATTAGGTTTAATCCCTCGTGAAGATATTGGAGTTTATTTAACTGCTAGCAAGGGAGAAACTCAGTGTTTTGTTTCTGCTAACTATAAGCTAATTCGCTGTTTAGTTCAAGAAACAAAAGAGTTTGAATGTTTAACTCCTGAAGAATTTGTAAATAAGTATTTATAA
- the dxr gene encoding 1-deoxy-D-xylulose-5-phosphate reductoisomerase, giving the protein MKAITLVGSTGSIGTQTLDIVTQYPDQFRIVGLAAGSNVEMLAAQIRQFRPSIAAISAEEKLPELQAAIKDLDPQPILLAGISGVIEVARYGDAETVVTGIVGCAGLLPTIAAIEAGKDIALANKETLIAGGPVVLPLVEKHGVKLLPADSEHSAIFQCLQGIPKGGLRRILLTASGGAFRDWDVEKLAQVTVADALKHPNWSMGRKITVDSATLMNKGLEVIEAHFLFGLDYEDIDIVIHPQSIIHSLIELQDTSVLAQLGWPDMRLPLLYALSWPERIYTDWERLDLVKAGNLTFREPDHQKYPCMQLAYAAGKAGGSMPAVLNAANEQVVALFLEEKIRFLDIPRCIELVCDRHQNDNCTNPALDDILAADKWARQEVLTVANKLESSSQVISLHQTTR; this is encoded by the coding sequence GTGAAAGCTATTACTCTTGTTGGTTCTACTGGCTCCATCGGTACTCAAACTTTAGATATCGTCACTCAGTATCCAGATCAGTTTCGGATTGTCGGATTGGCTGCTGGAAGCAATGTGGAGATGTTGGCGGCTCAAATTCGGCAGTTTCGACCAAGTATAGCGGCAATTTCGGCTGAGGAGAAATTGCCAGAACTCCAAGCAGCTATCAAAGACCTTGACCCGCAACCGATTTTACTAGCTGGTATTTCGGGAGTTATAGAAGTCGCCCGTTATGGCGATGCTGAAACTGTGGTTACAGGGATTGTGGGTTGTGCTGGTTTATTACCGACAATTGCGGCGATAGAAGCTGGTAAAGATATCGCTTTGGCGAATAAAGAAACTTTGATTGCTGGTGGTCCCGTGGTTTTACCTCTAGTAGAAAAGCATGGTGTAAAATTACTACCGGCTGATTCCGAGCATTCAGCCATATTTCAATGTCTCCAAGGTATTCCCAAGGGTGGTTTGCGGCGAATTTTGCTCACGGCTTCTGGTGGGGCTTTCCGAGATTGGGATGTAGAAAAGTTAGCCCAGGTGACGGTTGCTGATGCTCTTAAACATCCTAACTGGTCGATGGGGCGGAAAATTACCGTGGACTCGGCTACTTTGATGAACAAGGGTCTGGAAGTGATTGAAGCTCACTTTCTGTTTGGCTTGGATTATGAAGATATTGATATTGTCATTCATCCCCAGAGTATTATTCACTCGCTGATTGAGTTGCAAGATACATCGGTTTTAGCTCAACTTGGTTGGCCGGATATGCGCTTACCTTTACTTTATGCTTTATCTTGGCCTGAGCGGATCTACACTGACTGGGAAAGGCTGGATTTGGTGAAAGCTGGTAATTTAACTTTCCGTGAACCAGACCACCAGAAGTATCCTTGTATGCAGTTAGCTTATGCGGCTGGGAAGGCTGGGGGTTCGATGCCGGCTGTCTTAAATGCCGCTAATGAACAGGTTGTGGCGTTATTTTTAGAGGAGAAAATTCGATTTTTAGATATTCCCAGATGTATCGAATTAGTGTGCGATCGCCATCAAAATGATAACTGTACAAATCCTGCTTTAGATGACATTTTGGCAGCAGATAAATGGGCAAGACAAGAAGTTTTAACAGTCGCTAACAAGTTAGAATCTTCTTCGCAGGTTATTTCGTTGCATCAAACAACTCGATAG
- a CDS encoding reverse transcriptase domain-containing protein: protein MIRHSYKTSESWKALPWKKFRRNLFRLQKRVFKAVQVGDKRKARFLQKLILKSTSARFLAIRQVSQLNAGKKTAGIDGKKSLSFEERFNLEELLKMNSGNWKHQGLREIPIPKKDGTPRMLKIPTIADRAWQCLAKYALEPAHEATFHARSYGFRTGRSAHDAQKYIFLNLNSKANGINKRVIELDIEKCFDRINHSAIMDELIAPKGLKLGIFRSLKAGVNPEFPEQGTPQGGVVSPLLANIALNGIESIHRYHENQGQRITGKTSASDITEPSVRYADDMVIILRPEDDVTEILERISEFLRQRGMNVSQKKTKVTAATDGFDFLGWHFKIQKNGKFRSIPSVDNFKAFRKKVKHIVNNSNYGATTKADKLASVVRGWRNYHKFCKMDGSRNSLYHIETRAYKVFNKETKQNRYSSKKLLDKAFPAVPYSENKHVSVKGTKSPYDGDTTYWSERKSKLYDGETSKALKKQNHRCASCGLKFIDEERVHLHHIDGNHANGQKNNLEAIHESCHDYKHMSKSAS, encoded by the coding sequence ATGATTAGACACAGTTACAAAACTAGTGAATCTTGGAAAGCCTTACCGTGGAAGAAATTCCGCCGAAATCTTTTCCGCCTTCAAAAGCGCGTATTTAAAGCGGTTCAAGTTGGAGACAAGCGGAAAGCGCGGTTTCTCCAAAAGCTTATTCTAAAATCAACCTCGGCTCGATTTCTGGCAATAAGACAAGTATCTCAGCTAAATGCTGGTAAAAAGACGGCTGGTATTGATGGGAAAAAATCGCTCTCATTTGAAGAACGCTTCAACCTTGAAGAATTACTGAAAATGAATAGTGGAAATTGGAAGCATCAAGGACTACGGGAAATCCCAATCCCTAAGAAGGACGGGACTCCCAGAATGCTTAAGATACCCACCATCGCGGATAGAGCTTGGCAATGCCTCGCAAAATATGCACTCGAACCAGCACACGAAGCCACTTTCCACGCCAGGAGTTATGGGTTCAGAACTGGGCGCTCCGCCCATGATGCACAAAAGTACATCTTCCTAAACCTTAACTCCAAAGCTAACGGAATAAATAAGCGAGTAATTGAACTCGATATTGAAAAGTGCTTCGATAGGATTAATCACTCAGCAATAATGGACGAACTCATTGCCCCTAAAGGCTTAAAACTCGGAATATTCCGATCTCTCAAGGCGGGAGTCAACCCAGAATTCCCCGAACAGGGAACACCTCAAGGGGGAGTGGTCAGCCCACTATTAGCAAACATCGCACTCAACGGGATTGAGAGTATACACAGGTACCATGAGAATCAAGGACAGAGAATCACTGGTAAAACCTCAGCCAGTGATATCACCGAGCCATCAGTCCGATACGCGGATGACATGGTTATTATACTTCGACCCGAAGATGATGTAACAGAGATACTTGAAAGAATCAGCGAGTTTCTCCGCCAACGCGGAATGAATGTAAGCCAAAAGAAAACCAAAGTTACCGCCGCGACAGATGGGTTTGATTTTCTCGGCTGGCACTTTAAAATCCAGAAAAACGGAAAGTTCAGAAGTATCCCCTCAGTGGACAACTTCAAAGCGTTCCGTAAGAAAGTAAAACACATCGTCAACAACTCGAATTATGGTGCTACCACAAAGGCTGATAAATTAGCCTCGGTAGTTAGAGGTTGGAGAAATTACCATAAGTTCTGCAAGATGGACGGCTCCAGGAATTCCCTGTACCACATCGAAACAAGAGCTTACAAGGTATTTAACAAGGAAACCAAACAAAACCGCTATTCTAGCAAGAAATTACTAGACAAGGCATTTCCAGCAGTTCCCTACTCCGAAAATAAACACGTCTCAGTCAAAGGAACTAAATCCCCCTATGACGGAGATACAACCTACTGGAGCGAACGTAAAAGTAAGCTCTACGACGGCGAAACCTCTAAAGCTCTTAAGAAGCAAAACCATAGATGTGCTTCCTGTGGTCTGAAATTTATCGATGAGGAACGGGTACACCTGCATCACATCGACGGAAATCACGCCAACGGTCAGAAAAATAATCTAGAAGCAATTCATGAGAGTTGTCACGATTACAAACACATGAGCAAAAGCGCAAGCTAA
- a CDS encoding DUF2839 domain-containing protein, producing the protein MRGIISPIDSNKTTLGDNYGQDTRILPWVPITKTQSEQFMQLTTRGTWFCIGAIVVAWITIRFIGPAFGWWEVVY; encoded by the coding sequence GTGCGGGGAATAATATCCCCCATCGACTCAAACAAAACTACACTGGGAGATAACTACGGTCAAGATACTCGCATCTTGCCTTGGGTTCCCATCACCAAAACCCAATCTGAACAGTTTATGCAGTTGACTACTCGTGGAACCTGGTTTTGTATTGGTGCTATCGTCGTCGCGTGGATAACTATCCGTTTTATTGGTCCGGCTTTCGGCTGGTGGGAAGTAGTATATTAG
- a CDS encoding DUF1815 family protein, producing MFLRLAHQHRQFVQDLVMNLQALAIVLERRGYPASCYTCGDQMNSASFMVSLGDNHLIRFLVSDYGITWTEMRDDRELMKLEGAEAINQLQELANLVKQSTSASSGNKTLAKKC from the coding sequence GTGTTTCTGAGACTAGCGCATCAACACCGACAATTCGTTCAAGACTTGGTGATGAACCTACAAGCCTTGGCAATTGTACTAGAACGACGCGGATATCCTGCGTCTTGTTACACCTGCGGCGACCAGATGAATAGTGCGTCGTTTATGGTTAGCTTGGGCGACAATCACTTGATTCGATTCCTGGTATCCGATTACGGGATTACTTGGACAGAAATGCGAGATGACCGCGAGTTAATGAAACTAGAGGGTGCAGAGGCAATTAATCAGTTGCAAGAACTGGCTAATCTTGTCAAACAATCTACATCAGCTAGTTCAGGTAATAAAACCCTGGCCAAAAAGTGCTAG